From the Pseudomonas syringae KCTC 12500 genome, the window TCGTTGAGTTGAGCGATGACGGTGGCGGCGTGGACCTTGAACGTGTGCGCCAGAGTATCGTCGACCGCAAGCTTTCGCCTGCCGAGACCGCTGCGCAGTTGAGCGAGGAAGAACTGCTGAGTTTTCTGTTCCTGCCGGGCTTCAGCATGCGCGACAAGGTCACGCAGATTTCCGGCCGTGGTGTCGGCCTCGATGCCGTGCAGCATATGGTTCGCCAGATGCACGGCAGCGTCGAGCTGCAGCAATGGGCGGGCGAGGGCAGTCGCTTCAGAATTGAAATGCCGCTGACGCTTTCAGTGGTGCGCAGTCTGGTCGTGGAAGTGGGTGGTGAAGCCTACGCCTTTCCGCTGGCTCATATCGAACGTATGCGCGACCTGCAGCCTGACGACATTCTGCAGTTGGAAGGGCGTCAGCATTTCTGGGATGAAGAGCGCCATGTAGGCCTGGTCTCGGCCAGTCAATTGCTGAACCGGCCGCCTGCGCAGAAGGCCGGAGAGACGCTCAAGGTCGTGGTGATTCGCGAGCGCGATGCGGTTTATGGCGTCGCCGTCGAACGCTTCATTGGTGAGCGTACGCTGGTGGTGATGCCGCTCGATACGCGCCTGGGCAAGGTGCAGGACGTGTCGGCAGGGGCTTTGCTCGACGACGGTTCGGTGGTGCTGATCATCGATGTCGAAGACATGCTGCGCTCGGTGGAAAAACTGCTGAATACCGGCCGCCTGGAACGCATTGATCGACGCAATCGCCAGGTAGACCAGGTATCACGCAAGCGCGTGCTGGTGGTCGATGATTCGTTGACCGTGCGCGAGCTGGAACGCAAGCTGCTGCTCAGTCGCGGCTACCAGGTGTCGGTGGCCGTGGACGGAATGGACGGCTGGAACGCCCTGCGCGCCGAGGACTTCGACCTGCTGATTACCGACATCGACATGCCGCGTATGGACGGTATCGAGCTGGTGACCCTGTTGCGCCGCGATACCCGCTTGCAGTCCTTGCCGGTCATGGTCGTGTCCTACAAGGACCGCGAAGAAGACCGGCGTCGCGGTCTGGACGCCGGCGCCGATTATTACCTGGCCAAGGCCAGTTTTCACGATGATGCCTTGCTCGACGCTGTCGTCGAATTGATAGGAGACGCGCAAGGATGAAGATTGCCATCGTCAACGATATGCCCATGGCCATCGAAGCCCTGCGCCGTGCGCTGGCTTTCGAGCCCGCACATCAGATCATCTGGGTGGCGTCCAATGGTGCCGACGCCGTGCAGCGTTGCGTCGAGCAGACCCCGGATCTGATCCTGATGGACCTGATCATGCCGGTGATGGATGGTGTGGAAGCCACGCGCCGGATCATGGCCGAAACACCCTGCGCTATCGTCATCGTGACCGTCGACCGCGAGCAGAACATGCGCCGCGTGTTCGAAGCGATGGGGCACGGCGCGCTGGATGTGGTGGACACGCCGGCCATTGGCGGTCCCAATCCAAAAGAGGCGGCGGCGCCCCTGCTGCGCAAGATCCTCAATATCGACTGGCTGATCGGCCAGCGTGTCGGCTTTGAACGGGGCGCGGCTGCACCGCGGGCCGCGCCGTCCAGACGTGACCGGCTCGTGGCGATCGGCTCCTCGGCGGGCGGGCCTGCGGCGCTGGAGATTCTGCTCAAGGGGCTTCCGGTGAGCTTCCCGGCGGCGATCGTCCTTGTGCAGCATGTCGATCAGGTCTTCGCCGCCGGTATGGCCGACTGGTTGAGCTCCGCCTCCGGCCTGCCGGTGCGTCTGGCAAGGGAGGGTGAAACGCCACAGCCGGGTGTGGTGTTGCTGGCGGGCACCAATCATCATATTCGATTGCTCAAGGACGGCACGCTGGCGTACACGGCGGAGCCGGTGAATGAAGTTTACAGGCCCTCGATTGATGTGTTTTTCGAGAGCGTTACCCGTTATTGGAATGGCGAGGCGGTCGGCGTTCTGCTGACCGGGATGGGGCGCGACGGTGCACAGGGACTCAAGGCCATGCGAGAGCGGGGGTTTCTGACCATCGCTCAGGATCAGGCCAGTTCTGCTGTGTATGGCATGCCCAAGGCTGCCGCAGCCATTGATGCTGCCGTGGAAATCTGTCCGTTGCCCGCCATAGCACCTCGCTT encodes:
- a CDS encoding chemotaxis response regulator protein-glutamate methylesterase: MKIAIVNDMPMAIEALRRALAFEPAHQIIWVASNGADAVQRCVEQTPDLILMDLIMPVMDGVEATRRIMAETPCAIVIVTVDREQNMRRVFEAMGHGALDVVDTPAIGGPNPKEAAAPLLRKILNIDWLIGQRVGFERGAAAPRAAPSRRDRLVAIGSSAGGPAALEILLKGLPVSFPAAIVLVQHVDQVFAAGMADWLSSASGLPVRLAREGETPQPGVVLLAGTNHHIRLLKDGTLAYTAEPVNEVYRPSIDVFFESVTRYWNGEAVGVLLTGMGRDGAQGLKAMRERGFLTIAQDQASSAVYGMPKAAAAIDAAVEICPLPAIAPRLIEVFTQ